The following proteins are encoded in a genomic region of Limosilactobacillus reuteri subsp. reuteri:
- a CDS encoding amino acid ABC transporter ATP-binding protein, which translates to MKLTNINKSFGNKNVLKNTTLEFPAGKTTVMVGPSGSGKSTILRSLNLLVMPESGQYDFDDHHLDFSQKVSNKDKLAIRQETGMVFQDYNLFPNKTVLGNIIEGPTQVLKQTKKEAIANAHNLLAKVGLADYGEAYPNELSGGQAQRVAIARALAMSPKYILLDEPTSALDPELELSVLKVLLQLAEEKQSMVIVTHNMVFAKHVADKIIFVENGEILYDGTPDEFFAPDNPNKRIKNFIASMTMENLK; encoded by the coding sequence ATGAAATTAACAAATATTAATAAAAGTTTTGGTAATAAAAATGTCTTGAAAAATACCACGTTAGAGTTTCCTGCAGGTAAAACAACAGTAATGGTTGGTCCATCTGGATCTGGTAAATCAACAATTCTCCGCTCACTTAACTTATTGGTAATGCCAGAGAGCGGCCAGTACGATTTTGATGATCATCATTTGGATTTTAGTCAAAAAGTAAGTAATAAAGATAAGTTGGCAATTCGTCAAGAAACAGGGATGGTTTTCCAAGACTACAATCTTTTTCCTAATAAAACTGTCCTTGGTAACATTATTGAAGGACCAACACAGGTTTTGAAACAGACGAAAAAGGAAGCAATTGCAAACGCGCATAATTTACTTGCTAAAGTGGGCTTAGCAGATTATGGAGAAGCCTATCCGAATGAATTATCTGGCGGACAGGCACAGCGGGTGGCGATTGCCCGAGCATTAGCAATGTCACCAAAGTATATCCTACTTGATGAACCGACTTCTGCCCTTGATCCAGAATTAGAGCTTAGTGTGTTGAAGGTTCTGTTGCAATTAGCTGAAGAAAAACAATCAATGGTAATTGTTACTCATAATATGGTCTTTGCGAAACATGTTGCGGATAAGATTATTTTTGTCGAGAACGGTGAAATTTTATATGATGGTACTCCAGACGAGTTTTTTG